The following proteins come from a genomic window of Pirellula staleyi DSM 6068:
- a CDS encoding fatty acid desaturase, translating into MSRRLTGSKSTKTSSRREARHHGDLTPRMAEVRTPSTNPSSTGERQLQVEFPEAPLTHKIVMLGIVFLPFISLFVAMATLWQYGMVGWLNLGLFLSGWAITGAGITIGFHRMLTHRSFETYPWVRMFWTAMGCLSIEGSPVTWCAVHRRHHELSDQHGDPHSPHLHGNGLGAMLQGLWYAHTGWLFTGYWTSPRVQRYVPDLVADRWLMAVDRLYYLWVVVSLGLPTLIGYLATGTVEGALLALLWGGFVRIFVTHHVTWSINSICHVFGQREYDSGDESRNNVFCGFLAFGEGWHNNHHAFPTSARHGLRWWQFDTSWVIIRAMELVGLAWNVKLPDERMLAAKRLVPLAQESGAR; encoded by the coding sequence GTGTCTCGAAGACTCACAGGAAGCAAGTCCACCAAGACGTCGAGCCGCCGCGAGGCACGACATCATGGGGACCTTACGCCACGTATGGCAGAAGTTCGTACACCCTCCACCAACCCTTCGTCGACCGGCGAACGACAGCTCCAGGTCGAATTTCCCGAAGCGCCCCTCACGCACAAAATCGTGATGCTGGGCATTGTCTTTCTCCCGTTCATTTCACTCTTCGTCGCGATGGCCACACTGTGGCAATACGGCATGGTCGGCTGGCTTAACCTGGGGCTCTTTTTGAGCGGCTGGGCGATCACCGGCGCGGGGATCACCATCGGCTTTCACCGGATGCTGACGCACCGGTCGTTCGAAACCTATCCCTGGGTCAGGATGTTTTGGACAGCGATGGGATGCTTGTCGATCGAAGGCTCTCCAGTCACGTGGTGCGCTGTGCATCGGCGGCATCACGAACTGAGCGACCAGCATGGCGACCCCCATTCGCCTCATCTGCATGGCAATGGGCTCGGAGCGATGCTGCAAGGGCTTTGGTATGCCCACACCGGCTGGCTTTTTACAGGCTACTGGACCTCGCCGCGCGTGCAGCGCTACGTTCCTGATCTTGTGGCCGATCGCTGGCTGATGGCGGTCGACCGGCTCTATTATCTGTGGGTCGTCGTTAGCTTGGGGCTGCCAACCCTGATCGGCTATTTGGCAACAGGAACGGTCGAAGGGGCGCTGCTGGCGCTACTGTGGGGCGGGTTTGTACGGATCTTCGTGACACACCACGTCACCTGGTCGATCAACTCGATTTGCCACGTCTTTGGCCAGCGCGAATACGACTCGGGAGACGAATCCCGCAACAACGTTTTCTGTGGTTTTCTTGCGTTTGGCGAAGGGTGGCACAACAATCACCATGCGTTTCCAACGTCGGCTCGTCACGGTTTGCGGTGGTGGCAGTTCGATACCAGCTGGGTGATCATTCGGGCCATGGAACTCGTGGGACTCGCCTGGAATGTCAAACTTCCCGACGAGCGAATGCTCGCCGCAAAACGGCTCGTACCTCTCGCGCAAGAGTCGGGCGCTCGGTAG
- a CDS encoding RNA-binding protein, giving the protein MTKRIYVGNLPWTYSSSDLEALFKPFGDVAAAEVIMDRETGRSRGFGFVQMANDADCEPAVNGLNGTNCNGRPLVVNEARERAPRPAGGGGGGGGGRGGYGGGRGGYGGGGGGRDGGGYGGGGGYGGGGGGGYGGGGGGGYGGGGGRGGRDGGGRY; this is encoded by the coding sequence ATGACGAAGCGGATCTATGTGGGGAACCTCCCCTGGACGTACTCCTCATCGGACCTTGAAGCTCTCTTCAAGCCGTTTGGTGATGTGGCAGCTGCCGAAGTGATCATGGACCGGGAAACCGGCCGGTCGCGCGGCTTTGGTTTCGTCCAGATGGCGAACGACGCCGATTGCGAACCTGCTGTGAATGGCCTCAATGGCACCAACTGCAACGGTCGTCCCCTGGTGGTGAATGAAGCTCGCGAACGCGCTCCCCGTCCAGCTGGCGGCGGCGGTGGTGGCGGCGGCGGACGTGGCGGTTACGGCGGTGGTCGTGGCGGTTACGGCGGCGGCGGTGGTGGTCGCGATGGCGGCGGCTACGGCGGCGGCGGCGGATATGGTGGTGGCGGTGGAGGCGGATACGGTGGTGGCGGTGGAGGTGGTTACGGCGGCGGCGGTGGCCGTGGTGGTCGCGATGGTGGCGGACGCTACTAA
- a CDS encoding DUF1559 domain-containing protein has product MNKSASKGFTLVELLVVIAIIGVLVALLLPAVQAAREAARRTQCVNNLKQIGIGLHNYHDVLGTLPPGAIWFGASTNNRGSIYVHLLPFIEQQPLYNQFTFTQPPENESVGGVLLASTIIKTLICPSDDNNNLLNGRAIHNYAASIGPTGHISSPSCDCSNSWNTYQLAPYGSTTSFAGPFTRYSTTSRFADITDGLSSTIFFGEVRRGCSNHNSGGWAGSNNGCGLTSTLVPINYDSCNPNATNPCNRPCNWTTELAFKSRHPSGANFLMGDGSVHFLPQTIDHWTYNYLGCKNDGKPAQVPK; this is encoded by the coding sequence ATGAACAAGAGCGCGTCGAAAGGCTTCACGCTCGTAGAACTCCTGGTGGTCATTGCCATCATTGGAGTTCTCGTAGCCCTTCTGCTCCCGGCGGTACAAGCAGCGCGCGAAGCTGCCCGACGTACCCAGTGCGTCAACAACCTCAAGCAAATCGGAATTGGCCTGCACAACTACCACGATGTGCTCGGCACACTTCCACCCGGGGCGATTTGGTTTGGCGCATCGACCAATAATCGCGGCAGCATCTACGTGCACTTGCTGCCGTTCATCGAACAGCAGCCTCTCTACAATCAGTTCACGTTCACACAGCCGCCGGAAAACGAATCGGTCGGTGGAGTGCTCCTGGCCTCGACGATCATCAAAACCCTGATCTGTCCGAGCGACGACAACAACAACTTGCTCAACGGCCGCGCGATTCATAACTACGCCGCGAGCATCGGCCCGACGGGCCACATTTCGTCCCCCTCGTGCGATTGCTCGAACAGCTGGAACACCTATCAGCTGGCTCCCTATGGTTCGACCACCAGCTTTGCCGGTCCCTTCACACGCTACTCAACGACCTCGCGATTTGCCGACATCACCGACGGCCTCTCCAGCACCATCTTCTTCGGTGAAGTCCGCCGTGGCTGCAGCAACCACAACAGCGGAGGCTGGGCCGGTTCGAACAACGGCTGTGGTTTGACCAGCACCTTGGTGCCGATCAACTACGACTCGTGCAATCCCAATGCAACGAACCCATGCAATCGTCCCTGCAATTGGACGACGGAACTCGCCTTCAAATCGCGTCATCCAAGTGGCGCGAATTTCCTGATGGGGGATGGTTCGGTCCATTTCCTGCCGCAGACCATCGATCACTGGACCTACAACTACCTCGGCTGCAAAAACGACGGTAAACCAGCCCAGGTTCCCAAGTAG
- a CDS encoding carboxypeptidase-like regulatory domain-containing protein, with product MRSLASSVGRRAVVIGLVACFALITTGCGSSGMVQVAGVVTLDGQPVEGAAVMFMPAEGRPAEGYTDATGNFLLQTQTPGDGVAPGVYRVTVVKTKVYGVEVNEDGTSGAFNPAAFREEFLVPKKYSMPDTSGLEYTIEPGMASLKLELTSK from the coding sequence ATGCGGTCGCTCGCTAGTTCTGTAGGTCGTCGCGCCGTGGTTATCGGCCTCGTTGCTTGTTTCGCGCTTATCACCACGGGCTGCGGCTCAAGTGGCATGGTGCAGGTGGCGGGCGTTGTGACACTCGATGGTCAGCCTGTCGAAGGGGCTGCTGTGATGTTCATGCCTGCCGAGGGTCGACCGGCTGAAGGCTACACCGATGCGACTGGTAACTTTTTGCTTCAAACACAAACGCCTGGCGACGGTGTCGCGCCTGGCGTCTATCGTGTCACCGTCGTGAAGACCAAGGTCTATGGGGTCGAGGTGAACGAAGATGGGACGAGTGGTGCGTTCAATCCGGCAGCATTTCGCGAAGAGTTTCTGGTGCCGAAAAAATACTCGATGCCCGACACGAGTGGCCTGGAGTACACGATTGAACCAGGCATGGCATCGCTGAAACTTGAACTGACTTCGAAGTAG
- a CDS encoding PA14 domain-containing protein, with protein MRRGFSFLFLSMMLAWAPLVVAQEAPPRVIGYERFHASGDQALRGGQLLLGELNCTSCHAADAALASAVQKKPAPILDSVGNRVKMQYLMKFLADPQTVKPGTTMPGVLHTLPDAERAAAAEAIVHFLATTGTTQETSPLRQAAMRGEKIYHEVGCLACHDSRKEGAVALPTSIPLGTPSRKYTLAGLTEFLSDPLKVRPGGRMPHLLNGTDARDVASYLLNDLPLASGLQFAYYEGTWDKLPDFSKLTPKSTGDASVIDVSVVKAKENFALRFDGLLQIPADGNYLFLIGSDDGSRLSIDGKVLIDNDGVHPFSQKRKPLKLKAGLIPFVVEYFEAAGEEQLQVLVEREGHPQQSLSDFVAIPAPKPAAGSETPAEFVVKPELAAKGRELFASVGCANCHQLKIGGEAVAAKATAPALSALKGEGGCLESSRGKTPYYALGAVQRTSLVEAIKAAKQPAAEQPKEELISAQMARFNCYACHARGEIGGIEQARNPHFLSDMPEMGDEGRIPPALTGVGAKLQPEWLKTVFAEGAKDRPYMFTRMPRFGLENVGTLIDQLAEVDLAKAKAAPKVDVDLADKKLKAAGRRLVGSQGYSCVKCHTFADKKATGIQALSMTTMTKRLRPEWFHNYLLNPQEFRPGTRMPAAWPGGVSQLPSILEGNSDKQIMSIYAYLTDGDQATLPIGLVTGKMELIAFDEAVMYRNFIEGAGSRAIGVGYAEKLNLAFDANNVRMAMFWQGSFIDAARHWTGRGVGYEPPLGDNVLKFPEGIAFAKLAAADTAWPGESAEQAGYRFLGYRLGELRKPTFRYAMGDVVISDYVNPVADSDAVYFSRQFTLEAPGAVEGLYYRAIVASKIEAKEGGTYLIDDKWTTKITSAGKPVIRSSGGKSELLVPVVIENGKAQITQTYDW; from the coding sequence ATGCGACGTGGTTTCTCGTTCTTGTTTTTGAGCATGATGCTCGCTTGGGCCCCGCTGGTTGTGGCCCAAGAGGCGCCGCCGCGCGTGATCGGCTACGAACGTTTTCATGCGTCGGGAGATCAAGCTCTCCGTGGTGGTCAGCTGCTGCTGGGCGAACTCAATTGCACCAGCTGTCACGCAGCTGATGCCGCGCTTGCTTCCGCTGTCCAAAAGAAACCCGCGCCGATTCTCGATTCCGTCGGCAATCGCGTGAAAATGCAGTATCTCATGAAGTTCCTCGCCGATCCGCAAACGGTGAAGCCAGGAACCACCATGCCCGGCGTTCTGCACACTCTTCCCGACGCCGAACGGGCCGCTGCTGCGGAAGCGATTGTGCACTTCCTCGCCACCACCGGTACCACGCAAGAGACCTCCCCGCTTCGCCAGGCTGCCATGCGGGGCGAAAAGATCTATCACGAAGTCGGCTGTCTTGCCTGCCACGATTCACGCAAAGAAGGAGCAGTCGCGCTCCCCACGTCGATTCCACTCGGCACTCCTTCGCGCAAGTACACCCTCGCCGGTCTCACCGAATTCCTCAGCGATCCACTAAAAGTTCGCCCCGGTGGCCGCATGCCCCATCTTCTTAATGGCACCGATGCCCGCGATGTCGCCTCGTATCTGCTGAACGATCTTCCACTCGCATCGGGGCTGCAATTTGCCTACTACGAAGGAACCTGGGACAAACTCCCCGACTTCTCGAAGTTGACTCCCAAATCAACCGGCGATGCCTCGGTAATCGATGTCTCGGTCGTGAAGGCCAAGGAAAACTTTGCCTTGCGTTTCGATGGTTTGCTCCAAATTCCTGCCGACGGAAACTACCTCTTCCTGATCGGCTCCGACGACGGCTCGCGACTCTCAATCGATGGCAAGGTGCTGATCGATAACGATGGCGTTCATCCGTTCAGCCAAAAACGAAAGCCGCTGAAACTTAAAGCGGGGCTGATTCCGTTTGTCGTCGAATATTTCGAAGCTGCTGGTGAAGAACAGCTGCAAGTGCTCGTCGAGCGCGAAGGTCATCCTCAGCAATCGCTGTCGGATTTCGTCGCCATTCCTGCCCCCAAACCAGCCGCAGGGAGCGAAACGCCGGCTGAGTTCGTCGTGAAGCCTGAACTGGCTGCCAAAGGTCGCGAGCTCTTTGCTTCGGTTGGATGCGCCAACTGCCATCAGCTGAAAATTGGTGGTGAAGCTGTCGCTGCCAAAGCCACGGCACCTGCTCTTTCGGCCCTCAAGGGAGAAGGTGGTTGCCTCGAATCATCGCGTGGCAAAACTCCTTACTACGCTCTCGGAGCAGTGCAGCGAACCTCCCTCGTGGAGGCAATCAAAGCCGCAAAACAGCCCGCTGCCGAGCAGCCGAAAGAAGAACTGATTTCGGCCCAAATGGCCCGCTTCAATTGCTACGCCTGCCACGCACGTGGTGAAATCGGCGGCATCGAACAAGCTCGCAATCCCCACTTCCTCTCCGACATGCCTGAAATGGGAGACGAAGGTCGGATCCCTCCAGCGCTCACAGGTGTCGGTGCCAAGCTGCAGCCTGAATGGCTGAAGACCGTTTTTGCTGAGGGTGCCAAAGATCGTCCCTACATGTTCACCCGCATGCCACGCTTCGGCTTGGAAAACGTCGGCACCCTGATCGATCAACTCGCTGAAGTCGATCTCGCCAAAGCCAAGGCGGCACCGAAGGTCGACGTCGACCTCGCCGACAAAAAGCTGAAGGCAGCAGGCCGTCGACTGGTTGGCTCGCAAGGCTACTCGTGCGTGAAGTGCCACACCTTCGCCGATAAAAAGGCGACCGGCATTCAGGCTCTCAGCATGACCACCATGACCAAACGCCTACGTCCTGAATGGTTCCATAACTATCTGCTGAACCCCCAAGAGTTCCGCCCCGGAACTCGCATGCCAGCCGCTTGGCCGGGGGGCGTTTCGCAGCTTCCGAGTATCCTCGAAGGCAACAGCGATAAGCAGATCATGTCGATCTACGCCTACCTGACCGATGGGGACCAGGCAACCCTGCCGATTGGTCTGGTGACTGGCAAGATGGAACTCATCGCGTTTGATGAAGCGGTGATGTATCGCAACTTCATCGAAGGTGCAGGTTCGCGGGCCATTGGTGTCGGCTATGCCGAAAAACTGAACCTCGCGTTTGATGCCAACAACGTTCGAATGGCCATGTTTTGGCAAGGTTCGTTCATCGATGCGGCTCGTCACTGGACGGGACGTGGCGTCGGCTACGAACCACCACTAGGCGACAACGTCCTCAAATTTCCCGAAGGAATCGCGTTTGCCAAATTGGCTGCGGCCGACACTGCTTGGCCCGGTGAATCGGCCGAGCAAGCTGGCTATCGATTTCTGGGCTATCGCCTCGGAGAGCTTCGCAAGCCCACATTCCGTTACGCGATGGGGGATGTGGTGATCAGCGATTATGTGAATCCGGTGGCTGATAGCGACGCAGTCTACTTCTCGCGGCAATTCACGCTCGAAGCGCCCGGAGCAGTCGAAGGGCTCTATTACCGCGCGATCGTTGCCAGCAAGATCGAAGCGAAGGAAGGTGGTACCTACCTGATCGACGACAAGTGGACCACCAAGATTACGTCGGCCGGTAAGCCGGTCATCCGATCAAGTGGCGGCAAATCGGAACTCCTTGTTCCGGTAGTGATCGAGAATGGTAAGGCGCAGATCACGCAAACCTACGACTGGTAG
- a CDS encoding ABC-2 family transporter protein produces MNPPIDNSKRSAIASDAVHPRYLSVLLTFASNSLVRDMTFRMNFLIECFSSITWTGMNVGLYLIVFNYTTSIGPNTGWGKYEFFAFLATTMLVNGLVETFFMPNCEEVSELIRTGGLDFALLKPIDTQFLISMRKIDWSSLSNVAAGTVLLSYSLWQLTSRETSPLVIAPASYVLYLLYVLCGVAVMYSLMIALAATSIWLGQNRSLYDFWFYITNFARYPMEIYEGRLGTPLRMGFTYILPVLVVVNVPARIIARPVSPTGEQVWPLAIFAIFATLACLAVSRWVFQLSLRGYRSASS; encoded by the coding sequence ATGAATCCTCCGATCGATAACTCGAAACGCTCCGCCATCGCTAGCGATGCGGTCCATCCGCGCTACCTGAGTGTGCTGCTGACATTCGCCAGCAACAGCCTCGTGCGCGACATGACGTTTCGCATGAATTTTTTGATCGAGTGTTTTTCGAGCATCACTTGGACCGGCATGAACGTTGGTCTCTATCTGATCGTTTTCAACTACACCACCTCGATCGGCCCCAACACTGGCTGGGGCAAGTACGAGTTCTTCGCTTTTCTCGCTACCACCATGCTGGTGAACGGACTTGTCGAAACGTTCTTCATGCCCAACTGCGAAGAGGTGAGTGAGCTGATTCGAACAGGTGGACTCGATTTCGCACTCCTCAAGCCGATTGATACTCAGTTTCTCATCTCGATGCGGAAGATCGACTGGTCGAGTCTGTCGAACGTTGCGGCCGGCACGGTGCTGCTCAGCTATAGCCTGTGGCAACTCACCTCGCGCGAAACCAGTCCGCTAGTGATTGCGCCAGCTTCGTACGTCCTCTATTTGCTATACGTGCTGTGCGGCGTGGCGGTGATGTACAGCCTGATGATCGCGCTGGCGGCGACCAGCATTTGGCTCGGGCAGAACCGATCGCTCTACGATTTTTGGTTCTACATCACCAACTTTGCCCGCTATCCGATGGAGATCTACGAAGGTCGACTCGGCACTCCCCTGCGGATGGGTTTCACCTACATTTTGCCGGTGCTGGTGGTGGTGAACGTGCCAGCCCGGATCATTGCGCGGCCGGTGAGTCCCACGGGTGAACAGGTTTGGCCACTGGCGATTTTTGCCATTTTTGCGACCCTCGCCTGCCTCGCCGTGTCGCGATGGGTTTTCCAGCTTTCACTGCGCGGCTATCGCAGCGCCAGCAGCTAG
- a CDS encoding ABC-2 family transporter protein — protein MFAQAITWWIILRIALQERLVYRGDFALGTLMRFLPIVTQIFLWNAVFLARGGGDLAGYSYEQIVAYYLLTMVSRAFSSMPGLSSGIAAQIRSGEVKKFLLQPVDLLAFLLLGRVAHKLAYFAIATGPFALVFFLCRSYFDGWPDPGTLAAGILALVLCFLLGFYLEACMGLVGFWWLEVSSLLFIYMLFNFFLSGHMFPLDMLGEPWRTIVDLMPLQYLAYFPANVLLGKVQGRDLWEGLLLEFLWMLLFMFLSRLLYSRGVRRYSAFGG, from the coding sequence TTGTTTGCTCAGGCAATAACGTGGTGGATCATCCTGCGAATCGCATTGCAGGAGCGGCTCGTCTATCGTGGCGATTTTGCGCTCGGCACGCTGATGCGCTTTCTGCCGATCGTCACGCAAATCTTCCTGTGGAATGCTGTGTTCTTGGCCCGAGGAGGTGGCGATCTCGCGGGTTACAGCTACGAGCAAATCGTCGCCTATTACCTGCTGACGATGGTCTCGCGCGCTTTTTCGAGCATGCCGGGACTCTCCAGTGGCATCGCCGCCCAGATTCGGAGTGGCGAAGTCAAAAAGTTCTTACTCCAGCCGGTCGATCTGCTCGCCTTTTTGCTCTTGGGCCGCGTGGCTCATAAATTGGCCTACTTTGCCATCGCCACAGGCCCGTTCGCCCTCGTCTTTTTCCTTTGCCGCAGCTATTTCGACGGCTGGCCCGACCCGGGCACTCTGGCCGCTGGCATTCTCGCTTTGGTCCTCTGTTTTTTGCTGGGATTCTATCTCGAAGCCTGCATGGGACTCGTCGGTTTTTGGTGGCTCGAGGTCAGTTCGCTTTTGTTTATCTACATGCTCTTCAATTTCTTCTTGTCAGGACATATGTTCCCGCTCGACATGCTCGGTGAGCCGTGGCGAACGATTGTCGACTTAATGCCGCTCCAGTACCTCGCCTATTTCCCGGCGAATGTGCTGCTTGGCAAGGTGCAAGGCCGCGACCTGTGGGAAGGGTTGTTGCTCGAGTTCTTGTGGATGCTGCTGTTCATGTTCCTCTCGCGACTTCTCTATTCGCGTGGGGTTCGTCGCTACTCGGCTTTCGGTGGTTAG
- a CDS encoding DUF1559 domain-containing protein produces the protein MNALAWRNSNAWRRGFTLVELLVVIAIIGVLVALLLPAVQAARESARRTQCSNNLKQIALGAHNHHDTLGAFPEAVQMSYFTAPQGKRGTGQDVNEQFGPNWAVLMLPYVEQKPLYDSNDIDGYRKTGSQNWRNLKSVVLKTYQCPSDSGGNNVQFSGAGGGWARGSYAANAGPTWWYLTPNGQVPAGGFESDPGWGPAGAVMSANYGARMAEITDGTSNTVMFTEVRSGVEARDIRGTWAIGLPGASIVCAHAIGDCLYPNDNLPHADDIQNCSQFWTADLGPKKRMGCSNADWYNMQAQARSLHGGNICNLAMCDGSIRGVASIVSQRAWYLMNSRCDAQPVDLP, from the coding sequence ATGAATGCTTTAGCGTGGCGAAACAGCAACGCATGGCGGCGAGGTTTTACACTCGTCGAGTTGCTGGTGGTGATTGCAATTATCGGTGTCCTGGTCGCTCTGCTGTTGCCAGCAGTTCAGGCGGCTCGCGAATCGGCCCGACGCACGCAGTGCTCGAACAACCTGAAGCAAATCGCTCTGGGGGCTCACAATCATCACGACACACTCGGAGCCTTTCCCGAAGCTGTGCAGATGAGCTACTTCACTGCCCCTCAAGGAAAGCGTGGCACCGGACAAGATGTGAACGAGCAGTTTGGCCCCAACTGGGCAGTCTTGATGCTCCCCTACGTCGAGCAAAAGCCGCTGTATGACAGCAACGATATCGATGGCTATCGCAAGACCGGCTCGCAGAATTGGCGCAACCTGAAATCGGTGGTGCTCAAGACCTATCAATGCCCCAGCGACTCGGGTGGCAATAATGTGCAGTTCAGTGGCGCTGGAGGTGGCTGGGCACGTGGCAGCTATGCCGCCAACGCGGGACCTACTTGGTGGTATCTCACCCCCAACGGACAAGTTCCCGCAGGTGGCTTTGAAAGCGATCCAGGTTGGGGACCAGCCGGTGCGGTGATGAGCGCCAACTATGGGGCTCGGATGGCGGAAATCACCGATGGAACAAGCAACACCGTGATGTTCACGGAAGTTCGAAGCGGGGTCGAAGCCCGGGATATCCGTGGCACTTGGGCCATCGGTTTGCCCGGCGCCAGCATCGTTTGTGCGCACGCAATTGGGGACTGCCTCTATCCCAACGATAATCTGCCCCACGCCGACGATATTCAAAACTGCAGCCAGTTTTGGACCGCTGATCTCGGCCCCAAGAAGCGGATGGGGTGCTCGAATGCCGACTGGTACAACATGCAGGCACAAGCCCGGAGCCTCCATGGCGGCAACATCTGCAATCTGGCGATGTGCGATGGTTCGATCCGTGGGGTCGCATCGATCGTCTCGCAGCGCGCGTGGTATCTGATGAACAGCCGCTGCGATGCCCAACCGGTCGATTTGCCGTAA
- a CDS encoding Gfo/Idh/MocA family oxidoreductase, with translation MAKKSLNLELDYLPPMPRDRSAPIGCIGSGFVMADCHLVAYRKAGFNPVAIASRTPAHAQRIAEQHGLEAFDTYQEMLASGKVEVVDIAVPPDTQIEVIRNVLAYKKHVRGILAQKPLGANLQQAREIVALCKRAGVTLAVNQNMRFDHSIRALKCLLERDLLGEAVLATIDMRAIPHWMPWQQRQGWVTLRIMSIHHLDTFRYLFGDPVRVFASVRPDPRTAKKFEHSDGICLYILEYENGLRAMACDDVWTGPALEGAQADIGIKWRVEGLKGLAKGTIGWPDYPHPTPSTLDFTTTEQGNYWLSPRWKEVWFPDAFGGTMAELLIALENGEQPTISGLDNLKTMALVDACYLSVKEHRAVEIKELLGKGKH, from the coding sequence ATGGCCAAGAAGTCGCTGAATCTCGAACTCGATTATTTACCCCCGATGCCTCGCGATCGATCGGCGCCGATCGGCTGCATTGGTAGTGGTTTTGTGATGGCCGATTGTCATCTCGTGGCCTATCGCAAAGCAGGTTTCAATCCGGTAGCGATTGCGTCGCGCACTCCTGCTCATGCGCAGCGCATTGCCGAGCAACATGGACTCGAGGCGTTTGATACCTATCAAGAAATGCTCGCCAGTGGCAAGGTCGAGGTGGTCGATATCGCAGTGCCACCCGACACGCAAATCGAAGTGATTCGCAACGTTCTGGCTTACAAAAAGCATGTGCGCGGCATCCTTGCGCAAAAGCCACTCGGCGCGAATTTGCAGCAGGCTCGCGAGATTGTTGCACTCTGCAAACGAGCAGGTGTCACACTGGCCGTGAATCAAAACATGCGGTTCGATCACTCAATCCGCGCGCTCAAATGTTTGCTCGAGCGCGACCTGCTGGGCGAGGCGGTGCTCGCGACGATTGATATGCGGGCCATTCCCCACTGGATGCCGTGGCAACAGCGCCAAGGTTGGGTGACGCTTCGCATCATGTCGATTCACCATCTCGATACGTTTCGCTATCTGTTTGGCGATCCAGTGCGCGTATTTGCCAGTGTCAGACCCGATCCTCGCACGGCGAAGAAGTTCGAGCATTCCGACGGCATCTGCCTCTACATCTTGGAGTACGAAAACGGACTCCGCGCCATGGCGTGCGACGACGTTTGGACCGGTCCGGCACTCGAAGGGGCTCAGGCCGACATTGGTATCAAGTGGCGCGTCGAGGGGCTTAAGGGACTTGCCAAGGGGACGATCGGCTGGCCCGACTATCCTCATCCAACGCCCAGCACACTCGACTTTACAACCACCGAGCAAGGGAACTACTGGCTTTCTCCACGCTGGAAAGAAGTTTGGTTCCCCGACGCTTTTGGCGGAACGATGGCCGAACTGTTGATCGCTCTCGAGAATGGCGAACAGCCGACCATCAGCGGGCTGGATAACCTGAAGACCATGGCCCTGGTCGACGCCTGCTATCTCTCGGTGAAAGAGCACCGGGCTGTCGAAATCAAAGAGCTACTCGGCAAAGGAAAACACTAA
- a CDS encoding sugar phosphate isomerase/epimerase family protein, translated as MKLGLINSAWVQAGQPTEYGLRKTKEIGFDHVDLFVDPLDIDIRERRLIPKVCAEIDLPIVSLCCVALGLVDFNPSVQRFHVDRVQEYLDLAYEYHAKNVLLVLGEYVWNQEVIAPAEQWQTAVDNCKRLGDYAGGLGVEIAIELEPFPLSLVNSVDRMVQLLRDVNHPQIKANIDISHLLLAGVQPEELRKLRSLAAHVHISDCDGKKHGDLPPGRGVVPFEPYLQELAALQIDGAMSIELEYSPEPDKIVEWVTEAYAATRLLMSRTGLAE; from the coding sequence ATGAAACTAGGACTCATCAATTCGGCTTGGGTTCAGGCTGGTCAGCCTACCGAATACGGACTTCGTAAGACTAAAGAAATTGGCTTCGATCACGTCGATCTGTTTGTCGATCCGCTCGATATCGACATCCGCGAGCGCCGGCTTATTCCCAAGGTCTGTGCGGAAATCGATCTGCCGATTGTTTCGCTCTGCTGTGTGGCGCTCGGACTTGTGGATTTCAATCCGAGCGTGCAGCGGTTTCATGTCGATCGAGTGCAAGAGTATCTCGATCTAGCCTACGAGTATCACGCCAAGAATGTGCTGCTGGTACTTGGCGAGTATGTCTGGAACCAGGAAGTGATCGCACCTGCCGAGCAGTGGCAAACCGCAGTCGATAACTGCAAACGTTTGGGGGATTATGCAGGTGGGCTCGGTGTCGAGATCGCCATCGAACTTGAACCGTTTCCCTTGTCGCTGGTCAACAGTGTCGATCGCATGGTGCAATTGCTGCGCGACGTCAATCACCCGCAAATCAAGGCGAATATCGATATTTCGCACTTGCTGTTGGCAGGCGTGCAGCCCGAAGAGTTGCGAAAACTTCGCTCGCTTGCGGCCCATGTGCACATCAGCGATTGCGATGGGAAAAAGCATGGCGATCTGCCACCCGGACGTGGTGTCGTTCCTTTTGAGCCTTACTTGCAAGAGCTTGCCGCGTTGCAGATCGACGGCGCGATGTCGATTGAACTCGAGTACTCCCCCGAGCCCGACAAAATTGTCGAGTGGGTCACCGAAGCGTATGCAGCGACACGCTTGCTGATGTCTCGCACGGGGCTTGCCGAGTAA